The Synechococcus sp. MVIR-18-1 region GACTGTTCAACCTTGCTGAAGTAAAAATGAAAGCAACATCCATGAAGCAGGTCTCTGCATGACCACAACTCTCACCCGTCCGGCGGATGGTGACGGCAGTGTTCAGGTTCATCAGGAACCAGGGACAAAAATTGAAGAGGGAGCTCTTGTCATTGCCGTCTATGGCAAAGGTGGCATTGGCAAATCCACCACCTCATCCAACCTGTCTGCCGCATTTTCAAAATTAGGAAAACGCGTGCTCCAGATTGGCTGTGATCCCAAGCACGACAGCACTTTCACCCTCACCCATAAAATGGTGCCAACGGTGATTGACATCCTCGAGGAGGTGGACTTTCACAGCGAGGAGCTCCGCCCCGAAGACTTCATGTTCACGGGATACAACGGCGTGAAATGCGTGGAGAGCGGAGGGCCGCCTGCAGGAACCGGTTGCGGTGGCTACGTCACCGGCCAAACCGTGAAGTTGCTTAAAGAGCACCATCTTCTTGAAGACACCGATGTGGTGATCTTTGACGTGCTGGGAGACGTGGTCTGCGGAGGCTTCGCTGCACCGCTTCAACATGCGAACTATTGCTTGATCGTGACCGCCAACGATTTTGATTCCATCTTCGCGATGAACCGAATCGTGCAAGCGATCCAAGCCAAGGCGAAGAATTACAAAGTACGCCTGGGAGGAGTAATAGCCAATCGCTCCGTTGGTACGGACCAGATCGATAAATTCAATGAACGTACGGGCCTGCGTACGATGGCTCATTTCCAGGATGTGGACGCTATTCGACGTTCACGCCTGAAGAAATGCACCATTTTTGAAATGGATGAAAACGAGGAAGGAGTGAAAGCTGTTCAAGAGGAATACATCCGCTTGGCCAACAACATGCTCCAC contains the following coding sequences:
- the bchL gene encoding ferredoxin:protochlorophyllide reductase (ATP-dependent) iron-sulfur ATP-binding protein translates to MTTTLTRPADGDGSVQVHQEPGTKIEEGALVIAVYGKGGIGKSTTSSNLSAAFSKLGKRVLQIGCDPKHDSTFTLTHKMVPTVIDILEEVDFHSEELRPEDFMFTGYNGVKCVESGGPPAGTGCGGYVTGQTVKLLKEHHLLEDTDVVIFDVLGDVVCGGFAAPLQHANYCLIVTANDFDSIFAMNRIVQAIQAKAKNYKVRLGGVIANRSVGTDQIDKFNERTGLRTMAHFQDVDAIRRSRLKKCTIFEMDENEEGVKAVQEEYIRLANNMLHNVEPLEAVSLKDREIFDLLGFD